The window ATGAGCCCGAAGAGGATCATGGCGAACATCATCATCCAGGCGAGGACGGGGTTCTTGATGGCGGCGTCGGACAATCTCACGGCAGGACCTCCGCGGCCACCATCAAGGCGACGTAACGGCGGCGGCTTTCGATGCGGGCGTCGTCCAGGGCGCGTTTCGCGTCGAGCAACGTTTGCAGGGCCATGAGGACGTCCAAATTGGTCACGAGGCCGAGGCGGTATTCCTTCACCTGGGCGTTGTGGCTCGCCTCGGCGGCGCGCTGGGCGGCGGCCAGGTCGGCGATTTCGGCCCCGGAATCGACCCAGTCGTCGTAGGCGCGGCGGACGTCGGTGTCGATGCGGCGGGCGAGTTCCCGGAGGTAAAGCTCCGACTGTTTCTTTTGGGAGCGGACCTCGGCCACGGTGCCCACGGTCCGGCCGCCCTGGTAGAGGGGGGCGCGCAGGGACAGGCTCGCGTCCCAATCGATGGGCTCATACAAGGTGGGCCGGCGGGTGTACCAGTGGGCGGTGAGGCCGAGGGTGGGATAGCGGTCCGCCCGTTCGTAGCGCAGGTTGTACTCCCGGCCTTCGGCGTCGCGGCGCTGGGCCTCGAGATCCGAACGGCGTCGGGCCCCGTCCAGGAATTTTTCCAGGGGTTGGCCGCCCGGGGCCGCGTCCAAACCGTCGGGCAGGGGGTTGTCGCCCAAGGGGCGCTGGGTGAGGAACGCCAGCTCGGCGCGCGCCCCGCGAAGCCGGCTTTTCAATCGGGTGACCTCCGCCCGCAGGCGCGCGGCCTGGGATTCGGCGCTGTGGACCTCGCTGGCGCGGGTTTTGCCCAACCGCAAAAATTCCCGTAGGTCTTGGAGACGTCCTTCCGCGAGGCGGCGGGCGCTGTCGGTGTCGGTCACGGCGTTTTGCAGGGCGACCACGTTGTAATACAAGGTCGCCACATCGGCGAAAAGGAGGATTTCCGACCGTTTTAAGAGGAGAAGGTCCCGGGCGGCTTCCTTCTTAAATCCCGCCCGCGCCGACCATTCCCGAAACCCGTGATAAATCGACTGGTCCAAGGTGAATTTGGACTCGATTTGGTCCCGCTCGATGAAACCCCCGAAAGTGTTTTGAAGTCCCCGGGTGTCCTGGCGCGTGCCGCGCCACTCCCAGGCGACGTTGGGCAGCGCCCCGGACAGGGCCACGCGGCCCCTCGCTTGGGCCTGGGCGATGGTTTCCCGTTGGCGGGCCAGACCTTCGTGGCTCGCGAGCGCCCATTCGTAACAACGGCGCAGGTCGGTCTCCGCGCCCTGGGCCAGGGGGGAGAAGGCGATGAAAAGCAAAGGCCATTTTTTCATAGGGAATGGACTATTTTACGAAATTTAAACCGCGCATCTGGTATAATCGCGCTCCGACGAAAATGTTGCCCCCCGACCTGCTCAACACCCTCAACACCCCCCAACGCGAGGCCGTGACCCACGGCGCGGGACCGCTGTTGATCCTGGCCGGCGCGGGTTCGGGCAAGACCCGGGTGATCACCTACCGCATTGCGCACCTCCTTTCCGAAGGCGTGGAACCTTGGAACATTTTGGCCGTCACCTTCACCAACAAGGCCGCCGCCGAAATGCGCCGCCGTGTCGACGAATTGACCGGCGGGCGGGGGCGGGGCGTGTGGATTTCGACCTTCCACTCTTTTTGCGCGCAGTTTTTGCGGGTGGAAGCCCGCGCCGTGGGCCTGGACCCCCATTACGTCATCTACGACGACGGGGACCAGACCCAGGTGATGAAGGAGTGCCTCCGGGAGCAAAACCTGGATGAGAAAAAGTTCAAACCCAACCAGGTGTTGAACGTGATTTCCAGGGCCAAGGACGATTTGCTGGACTCCGATTCCTACGCCATCCACGCCCTGGCCCAGAACGACTCTTTTCGGGAGGTCGTGGCCAACCTCTACCGCGCCTACCAGAAAAAGCTGGTCAAAGCCAACGCGCTGGACTTCGGCGATTTGATCCTGCGCACCACCGTCGCCCTGCGGGACACCGCCGCCCTGCGGGAAAAATACCAGGCCCGGTTCCGGTACGTGTTGGTGGACGAGTACCAGGACACGAACCACGCGCAATATGTTTTGACCAAGAACCTGGTGGCCCCGCCGCGCAACTTGTGCGTGGTGGGCGACGACGACCAGTCGGTCTATTCCTTCCGGGGGGCGGACATTCGCAATATTTTGGAGTTCGAGCGGGACTACGCCAACGCCCGGGTGGTGAAGTTGGAGCAGAACTACCGGTCGACCCAGTCGATCCTGGACGCGGCGCACAACGTCATCAAGCGCAACCGGTTCCGCAAGGACAAGAAACTTTGGACGGACGCCCCCGGGGGGGAACCGGTCCGTTTCCGGGAGTTCGGCGACGAACAGGAAGAGGCGCGCACCGTGGCCCAGGAATCCTCGCGCCATCTGGCGGCGGGGCGTCGTCGGTCGGACATCGCCGTTTTTTACCGCACCAACGCCCAATCCCGCGTGCTCGAAGACGCTTTTCGGCGGGAGAACATTCCTTATGTGTTGGTGGGCAGCGTCCGTTTTTACGAGCGGATGGAGGTCAAGGACGTGTTGGCCTACCTGCGGGTCGCGGTGAACCCCGCGGATTCCGTGGCCGTGAAACGCGTCATCAACGTGCCCGCCCGGGGGTTGGGGAAAACCACCCTCGAATCCCTGGACCGCGTGGCGGCGGCGCGCGGGGTGAGTTTTTACGAGGCGGCCGTCGCCACCGCCCAGAACCCGGAGGCCCCCACGGCGGTCCGGGGGAACCTGACCAAATTTTTGGACATTATAAAGGGGCTTCGCGAAGCGGCGTTCCAAGCCACGGCGTCGGTCCTCGTCCAGCGCGTGCTCGAAGACGCCGGCTATTGGGCCCATTGGGAGAGCCAAACGGAATCCGACCCCGAGGCGGCGTTCCGCTTGGACAACTTGCAGGAATTGGTCAACGCCGCCAAGGAATTTGAGGAATCCTCGGAGGAGAAAACGGCCGCCGCTTTCCTTGAAAAAGTGTCGCTCGCCTCCGGGTTGGATGTTTTGAAGGGGGACGAGGGCGCCGTCACCCTCATGACCGTCCACCTCGCCAAGGGGCTGGAATTCCCGATCGTGTACGTCACCGGTCTCGAGGAGGGCTTGTTCCCCATCGGGGAGTCCGCCTTTGAGGAAAAAGAATTGGAAGAGGAGCGCCGCCTGGCCTACGTGGCCATCACCCGGGCGCGGGAGCTTTTAACGTTGACGTCCGCGGCCTCGCGCAAAATTTACGGGCGGTCCCATTGGAACACGCCCTCCCGCTTCGTCACCGAAGCCGGCCTGGTGGTGGAAAAGCCGGCGCGGGCCTTCGCGGCGCCCATCGCGGAACACGCGCCGCCCGCGGCCGGGCCGGTCATCGGGGTTTTCGATCCGGACGGGGAGGCTCTCCCGGCGGAGGGCGTTCCGGCGTCCGGCCCCCGGCCCCTTCGAATCGGCCAACGCGTCAAGCACCCGATGTTCGGGTCCGGAAAGATCCTGGACAAATCGGGGTCCGGGGAGAACGTCAAGGTGACGGTCCTGTTCGATTCCGGCGCGCGCAAGCAGATCCTGGCGCGCTACGCCAACTTCGAAACGGTTTAGAAACTGGTAAAATCCCTCCTCCCATGAGCCTGACCGAAAAAGACGTGAATCACGTGGCGCGCCTGGCGCGTTTGGCCCTGACGCCCGCCGAACGGGCCAACGCCCTCGGCCAGCTGGGGCGCATCTTGGAGCACATCCAGGCGCTGGCCAAGTACGACGTCACGGACGTTCCGCCCACCAGCCACGTGGTGCCCCTGGCCAACGTCTGGCGGGAGGACAAGGCCGCGGCCTTCGCTAACCCCGAATCCATTTTGGCCAACGCCCCCGACCGCGAAGACGTGTACTTTAAGGTGAAAAAGGTCATCGAATGAGCGCCGTGCACGGGCTCACCGCCCGCGAGATCGCCCGCCGCGTGCGGGCCCGGGAATTGAAGGCCGTGAACGTCGCCCGCGCCTTCCTCGACCGGGCCAAGGCCCTCGACCCGAAATTCAAAGTGTTCCTGTGCTTGACGGAGGAGGCCGCGTTGGCCCAGGCGCGCGGGGTGGACGACCGCATCGCCCGGGGCGAAGACCCGGGCCCCCTGGCGGGCGTGCCCGTGGCCATCAAAGACAATCTGTGCGTGACCGGGACCCGCACGACCTGCGCCTCCAAAATCCTCGAAAATTTCACCGCCAACTACGACGCCACCGTGATCGAAAAACTGCGCGCCGCGGGGGCCGTGTTCCTCGGGAAAACCAATTTGGACGAGTTCGCCATGGGGTCTTCAACGGAAAACTCGGCCTACTTCACCACCCGGAATCCCTGGGATCCGTCCCGGGTGCCCGGTGGGTCCTCGGGAGGCAGCGCCGCGGCCGTGGCGGCGCGCCTGGCCCCCGTCTCCCTGGGGTCCGACACCGGCGGGTCGATCCGCCAGCCGGCGGCCCTCTGCGGCGTCGTGGGACTCAAGCCCACCTACGGGCGGGTGTCGCGCTTCGGGCTTGTGGCCTTCGCCTCCTCCCTCGACCAAATCGGCCCTTTTTCAACGGACGTGGCCGACGCGGCGCTCGTTTTGGGGGTGATCGCCGGTCCCGACCCCAAGGATTCCACCTCCGCCCCGGTGCCCGTGCCGGATTTTTCGAAAGCGCTCGCCCGGGGCGTCAAGGGCCTGCGGGTGGGGTTGCCCCGGGAGTATTTCATCGACGGCATGGACCCCGCTGTGGAAAAGGCCGTTCGGGAAGCGGTCAAAACGCTCGAATCCCTCGGAGCCCAGGTGGTTGAAATCTCCCTGCCCCACACCGACGCCGGGTTGTCGGTCTATTACATTCTGGCCCCCTCCGAGGCGAGCGCCAACTTGGCGCGCTTCGACGGGGTCCGTTACGGCCACCGTTCCCCCCGGGCGGAGAACCTGCTCCAGCAGTACGAGTTGTCCCGGGACGAGGGGTTCGGGCCCGAGGTCAAGCGGCGGATCCTCCTGGGCACCTACGCTCTCTCCTCCGGTTACTACGACGCGTACTATTTAAAGGCGCAAAAGGTCCGCACGTTGATCAAGCGGGATTTCGACAAGGCGTTCGAGTCCGTGGACATCATCGCCACCCCCACGAGCCCCACGGCGGCTTTTAAGGCGGGGGAGAAATCCAACGATCCGCTGCAAATGTATCTGTCGGACGTGTTCACCATTTCCTGCAACCTGGCCGGGGTGCCCGGCCTGTCTTTGCCCTGCGGGTTCACGGCGGAGAATTTGCCCGTGGGCCTGCAGTTGTTGGGCAAACCCTTTGACGAAGAAACCCTGCTGGCGGCCGCCGCGGCCTACGAGAAGGCCACGGCCTGGGTGCGCACGCCGCCCTTGGCTGTTTGACCCCGCGGCGCGAGGTGTCGGCGGGCGGGGTGGTGGAAGGCCCCAACGGTTTTTTGATGATCCGGGTGCGCAATTTGGAGGGCCGCGAACTGTGGACCTTTCCCAAGGGCCATCTGGAAACCGGCGAATCGCCCGAGGACGCGGCCCGGCGCGAGGTGTGGGAAGAGACGGGCTGGCGGTGCCGGGTGGTGTCGCCCTTGCTCGACGTGCGCTATCGGTTTAAGCGGGGCGGAGAACCGGTGGACAAGGTGGTGCATTGGTTTCGCATGGCGCCGGAGGCTCATGACGGGACCCCGGACGCCGAGGAAGTCTTGGAGACAGCCTGGTGCGACATGGCCGAGGTCGCGCGCCGGGTGACGTACCCCTCGGACCGCGACATTTTGAAGATGTTAAAGGGAGAAAAATGACGACGTTTGAAGCGGTCATCGGCCTGGAGGTCCACGTCCAGATCAAGACGGAGAGCAAGATTTTTTGCTCCTGCCCCACCCCCTTTGGGGCCGACCCCAACAGCCAAATTTGCCCGGTGTGCTGCGGGTACCCGGGCGTCCTGCCCGTGTTGAACCGCCGCGCGGTCGAGGGCCTGGTGCGCGCGGCCCTGGCGGTGGGTTGCGCCATCAACCGGCGCTCGACTTTCGCCCGCAAGCAATATTTCTACCCCGACCTGCCCAAGAACTATCAAATTTCCCAGTACGACCTCCCGCTGGCCATCAACGGCGGGCTCGACATCGCCACGGGCGGGGCGCCCGCCCGTCGGATCCGCATCCACCGCATTCACCTGGAGGAGGACGCGGGCAAGCTCCTCCACGCCGTGGGCAGCCGCGCCCTGGACTATTCGCTCGTCGATTTGAACCGCACGGGCGTGCCCTTGATGGAAGTCGTCTCGGAGCCGGACCTGCGCTCGCCGGAGGAGGCGGGGGTCTACCTCGACACCCTGCGCACGCTGTTGCGTTACGTCGGCGTGTCGGACTGCGACATGGAAAAGGGCTCCCTGCGGTGCGACGCCAACGTGTCCATCCGCCCGGTGGGCGCGACGGCCCTGGGCACCAAGGCCGAAGTGAAAAACATGAATTCCATCAAAAGCGTGCGCGACGCCATCGCCCACGAGATCGCCCGCCAAATCGAGCTCGTCTCCTCCGGCGGGCGGGTCGTCCAGGAAACCCGCCTCTGGGACCAGGACACGGCCAGCACCCGCTCCATGCGCTCCAAAGAGGAGGCCCACGATTACCGTTACTTCCCCGACCCGGACCTGGTGCCCCTGGAACTGACGGACGCCTTCATCGAGGAGCAGCGGCGCGCCCTGCCGGAGTTGCCGGAGGCCCGCCGCGCCCGCTACCAGTCGGAACTGGGGCTGTCGTCCTATGACGCCGGGGTGTTGACGGGGGAGAAGGCCCTGTCCGATTATTTTGAAACCGCCCTGGGGCGCTTGGCGCCCGCCGAACGGAAAGACGCGGCCAAGCCCTTGACCAACTGGTTGACGACGGAGCTCCTGGGCCGGCTCAATGGCCTGAAGAAAACCATCGAGGAATCGCCCGTTTCTCCGGAACAGGTGGGGGCCCTGGTGCGCTTGGTTCAAAACGGCACCTTGAACAGCAAGGCCGCCAAGACCGTTTTCGACACGATGTTCACCGAAGGCGGGGACCCGGAGGCCATCGTCAAGGCGAAAGGGCTCGTGCAGGTGGACGACCCCGGGGCGATCGCCGGCTGGGTGGACGAGGTGATCGCGGCCAACGCGAAGATCGTCGCCGACGTGCGGGGCGGCAAGGCCAGCGCCGTCGGGGCCCTGGTGGGCCAAGTGATGAAAAAATCGGGCGGCCGGGCCAACCCCCAGGCCGTCCAACGCCTGTTGCAAGAAAAGTTGGCGGTTCCGCAAATTTAGTTCGTTCATAACGGAGGGTATTCCTATGAAAAAAATCGCTGGGTTGTTGTCTCTCTTGTTGGTCGCCGGGTGCGCCACGCCGGGCAAACGCACCGCCATCGGGGCGGGCGCGGGCGCCGCGGCCGGGGCCACCGTGGGGGCGATCATCGGTCACCAGTCGGGGAACCGCGACAAAGGCGCGTTGCTCGGTGGTGTGTTGGGCGGCCTTTTGGGCGGCACCATCGGCAATCGACTGGACAAACAGGCGCAGGAGTTGGCCAAGATCGCCGAGACCCGCCGGACGGAAAGCGGGATCGTCACCACCCTGAAAAACAACCTGTTGTTCGACACCGCCAAGGCGGACCTCAAGCCGGTGGCGGCCGACAGCGTGAACCAAATCTCCGATATCCTCAAGCAATACCCGGAGAACAAAATCATCGTGGTCGGTTTCACGGACGATCGCGGCAGCGACGCCTACAATCAAAACCTGTCGTTGCAACGGGCCCAGGCGGTCCGGTTGTCCATGGTCGGGCGCGGCGTGCCCGCCGCGGCCGTGGAAGCCGTGGGCATGGGCGAAGCGACCCCCGTGGCCCCCAACACCACCGAAGAGGGGCGGAGCAAGAACCGCCGGGTGGAATTGCAAATCAGCGCGGACCCGTCGAAAGTTAAATAACTGTTGTTGTTCAATATTTTTGACAAGGCCGCCCCCTGGATCGGGGGGCGGCCTTTGTATTTCCCCTGGACATTCGGGTCTTCCCGGGGTAGGGTTGGGGGGTCCCTCCGCTTCGTGGAAGAAACCAGCGCACTCATTCATCCCACACCACGAAGAATATTTCGCCGTCCGGAGGGGTCCATGGAAGTCGATCGCCGCAAAGCCTATCGCGTTCCTCTGCGCATTGAACACGGCCGCTTGGCCACTTTTTATCCCATCGGCCTGATCCGCCGGAACCGACCGCCCCTGGAAGGGGAGTTGGTGAATATTTCCACGGAGGGGTTGGGGGTTCTTTTT of the Elusimicrobiota bacterium genome contains:
- a CDS encoding TolC family protein, giving the protein MKKWPLLFIAFSPLAQGAETDLRRCYEWALASHEGLARQRETIAQAQARGRVALSGALPNVAWEWRGTRQDTRGLQNTFGGFIERDQIESKFTLDQSIYHGFREWSARAGFKKEAARDLLLLKRSEILLFADVATLYYNVVALQNAVTDTDSARRLAEGRLQDLREFLRLGKTRASEVHSAESQAARLRAEVTRLKSRLRGARAELAFLTQRPLGDNPLPDGLDAAPGGQPLEKFLDGARRRSDLEAQRRDAEGREYNLRYERADRYPTLGLTAHWYTRRPTLYEPIDWDASLSLRAPLYQGGRTVGTVAEVRSQKKQSELYLRELARRIDTDVRRAYDDWVDSGAEIADLAAAQRAAEASHNAQVKEYRLGLVTNLDVLMALQTLLDAKRALDDARIESRRRYVALMVAAEVLP
- a CDS encoding UvrD-helicase domain-containing protein codes for the protein MLPPDLLNTLNTPQREAVTHGAGPLLILAGAGSGKTRVITYRIAHLLSEGVEPWNILAVTFTNKAAAEMRRRVDELTGGRGRGVWISTFHSFCAQFLRVEARAVGLDPHYVIYDDGDQTQVMKECLREQNLDEKKFKPNQVLNVISRAKDDLLDSDSYAIHALAQNDSFREVVANLYRAYQKKLVKANALDFGDLILRTTVALRDTAALREKYQARFRYVLVDEYQDTNHAQYVLTKNLVAPPRNLCVVGDDDQSVYSFRGADIRNILEFERDYANARVVKLEQNYRSTQSILDAAHNVIKRNRFRKDKKLWTDAPGGEPVRFREFGDEQEEARTVAQESSRHLAAGRRRSDIAVFYRTNAQSRVLEDAFRRENIPYVLVGSVRFYERMEVKDVLAYLRVAVNPADSVAVKRVINVPARGLGKTTLESLDRVAAARGVSFYEAAVATAQNPEAPTAVRGNLTKFLDIIKGLREAAFQATASVLVQRVLEDAGYWAHWESQTESDPEAAFRLDNLQELVNAAKEFEESSEEKTAAAFLEKVSLASGLDVLKGDEGAVTLMTVHLAKGLEFPIVYVTGLEEGLFPIGESAFEEKELEEERRLAYVAITRARELLTLTSAASRKIYGRSHWNTPSRFVTEAGLVVEKPARAFAAPIAEHAPPAAGPVIGVFDPDGEALPAEGVPASGPRPLRIGQRVKHPMFGSGKILDKSGSGENVKVTVLFDSGARKQILARYANFETV
- the gatC gene encoding Asp-tRNA(Asn)/Glu-tRNA(Gln) amidotransferase subunit GatC, whose amino-acid sequence is MSLTEKDVNHVARLARLALTPAERANALGQLGRILEHIQALAKYDVTDVPPTSHVVPLANVWREDKAAAFANPESILANAPDREDVYFKVKKVIE
- the gatA gene encoding Asp-tRNA(Asn)/Glu-tRNA(Gln) amidotransferase subunit GatA yields the protein MSAVHGLTAREIARRVRARELKAVNVARAFLDRAKALDPKFKVFLCLTEEAALAQARGVDDRIARGEDPGPLAGVPVAIKDNLCVTGTRTTCASKILENFTANYDATVIEKLRAAGAVFLGKTNLDEFAMGSSTENSAYFTTRNPWDPSRVPGGSSGGSAAAVAARLAPVSLGSDTGGSIRQPAALCGVVGLKPTYGRVSRFGLVAFASSLDQIGPFSTDVADAALVLGVIAGPDPKDSTSAPVPVPDFSKALARGVKGLRVGLPREYFIDGMDPAVEKAVREAVKTLESLGAQVVEISLPHTDAGLSVYYILAPSEASANLARFDGVRYGHRSPRAENLLQQYELSRDEGFGPEVKRRILLGTYALSSGYYDAYYLKAQKVRTLIKRDFDKAFESVDIIATPTSPTAAFKAGEKSNDPLQMYLSDVFTISCNLAGVPGLSLPCGFTAENLPVGLQLLGKPFDEETLLAAAAAYEKATAWVRTPPLAV
- a CDS encoding NUDIX domain-containing protein; this encodes MTPRREVSAGGVVEGPNGFLMIRVRNLEGRELWTFPKGHLETGESPEDAARREVWEETGWRCRVVSPLLDVRYRFKRGGEPVDKVVHWFRMAPEAHDGTPDAEEVLETAWCDMAEVARRVTYPSDRDILKMLKGEK
- the gatB gene encoding Asp-tRNA(Asn)/Glu-tRNA(Gln) amidotransferase subunit GatB translates to MTTFEAVIGLEVHVQIKTESKIFCSCPTPFGADPNSQICPVCCGYPGVLPVLNRRAVEGLVRAALAVGCAINRRSTFARKQYFYPDLPKNYQISQYDLPLAINGGLDIATGGAPARRIRIHRIHLEEDAGKLLHAVGSRALDYSLVDLNRTGVPLMEVVSEPDLRSPEEAGVYLDTLRTLLRYVGVSDCDMEKGSLRCDANVSIRPVGATALGTKAEVKNMNSIKSVRDAIAHEIARQIELVSSGGRVVQETRLWDQDTASTRSMRSKEEAHDYRYFPDPDLVPLELTDAFIEEQRRALPELPEARRARYQSELGLSSYDAGVLTGEKALSDYFETALGRLAPAERKDAAKPLTNWLTTELLGRLNGLKKTIEESPVSPEQVGALVRLVQNGTLNSKAAKTVFDTMFTEGGDPEAIVKAKGLVQVDDPGAIAGWVDEVIAANAKIVADVRGGKASAVGALVGQVMKKSGGRANPQAVQRLLQEKLAVPQI
- a CDS encoding OmpA family protein, whose translation is MKKIAGLLSLLLVAGCATPGKRTAIGAGAGAAAGATVGAIIGHQSGNRDKGALLGGVLGGLLGGTIGNRLDKQAQELAKIAETRRTESGIVTTLKNNLLFDTAKADLKPVAADSVNQISDILKQYPENKIIVVGFTDDRGSDAYNQNLSLQRAQAVRLSMVGRGVPAAAVEAVGMGEATPVAPNTTEEGRSKNRRVELQISADPSKVK